The following proteins come from a genomic window of Natrinema saccharevitans:
- a CDS encoding PaaI family thioesterase: MTEDAPTEDMLEEFDDRESMLQYFLDENQEFLSWLGTSIDHVGDGTMTMSIPYDEKLTNTRPNAADDERADMHGGVAATLIDTVGGLCLRTAMDDPFGARIATINLNLNYLRPATGDLVATADVVRVGGSVGVSEIVVESTTPDGEAHEVAIGQGAYRVFRSD, from the coding sequence ATGACCGAAGACGCGCCGACGGAGGACATGCTCGAGGAGTTCGACGACCGGGAGAGCATGCTGCAGTACTTCCTCGACGAGAACCAGGAGTTCCTCTCGTGGCTCGGGACGAGCATCGACCACGTCGGCGACGGGACGATGACGATGTCGATCCCTTACGACGAGAAACTGACGAACACGCGGCCCAACGCCGCCGACGACGAACGGGCGGACATGCACGGCGGCGTCGCCGCGACGCTGATCGACACCGTCGGCGGGCTCTGCCTGCGGACGGCCATGGACGACCCCTTCGGCGCGCGGATCGCGACGATCAACCTGAACCTCAACTACCTCCGGCCGGCGACGGGGGATCTCGTGGCGACGGCGGACGTCGTCCGTGTCGGCGGCAGCGTCGGGGTCAGCGAGATCGTCGTCGAGAGTACGACGCCCGACGGGGAAGCCCACGAGGTCGCGATCGGGCAGGGCGCGTACCGGGTGTTCCGGAGCGACTGA
- a CDS encoding cysteine hydrolase family protein has translation MQLEPNRTAVVVVDMQNGFCHPDGSLYAPGSEAVIEPIADLLERAREAGTQVIFTRDVHPPEQFDDAHYYDEFDQWGEHVLEGTWEAEIVDELTVEDGDHVIEKHTYDAFYNTELEGWLNARGIGDLVICGTLANVCVLHTGGSAGLRDFRPIMLEDCIGAIEDGHREYALDHAAWLFGEVEPSAEIAFA, from the coding sequence ATGCAACTCGAGCCGAATCGCACGGCAGTCGTGGTCGTCGACATGCAAAACGGGTTCTGTCATCCGGACGGCTCGCTGTACGCGCCGGGCAGCGAGGCGGTCATCGAGCCGATCGCCGATCTCCTCGAGCGCGCCCGCGAGGCCGGGACGCAGGTGATCTTCACCCGCGACGTCCACCCGCCGGAGCAGTTCGACGACGCCCACTACTACGACGAGTTCGACCAGTGGGGCGAACACGTCCTCGAGGGCACCTGGGAGGCAGAGATCGTCGACGAACTGACCGTCGAAGACGGGGATCACGTGATCGAGAAACATACCTACGACGCCTTTTACAACACCGAACTCGAGGGGTGGCTGAACGCCCGCGGGATCGGCGATCTGGTGATCTGTGGCACGCTCGCGAACGTCTGTGTCCTCCACACCGGCGGTAGCGCAGGGCTGCGGGACTTCCGGCCGATCATGCTCGAGGACTGCATCGGCGCGATCGAAGACGGCCACCGCGAGTACGCGCTGGATCACGCCGCGTGGCTGTTCGGCGAGGTCGAGCCGAGCGCGGAGATCGCGTTCGCGTGA
- a CDS encoding DUF7529 family protein, whose product MTADGSESAGGSAGTDAAWDDLLEDAAEIAEEYREEGWDAVVLEPADVSPVESDDRTGLDVAVSQSAYELVEGLIEDGDVTIAAADVYYRPLEEGDGDRRVALAVERDEETETAVLVPLVYDITACRSVFETALLEAELLVHVAADPVAGRVTFSHDDPSLFLEESDVQAWSEE is encoded by the coding sequence ATGACGGCGGACGGCTCGGAGTCGGCCGGCGGATCGGCGGGGACGGACGCCGCCTGGGACGACCTCCTCGAGGACGCGGCCGAAATCGCCGAGGAGTACCGCGAGGAAGGGTGGGACGCCGTCGTCCTCGAACCGGCCGACGTCTCGCCGGTCGAGAGCGACGACCGAACCGGACTCGACGTCGCGGTCTCGCAGTCGGCGTACGAACTCGTCGAGGGCCTGATCGAGGACGGCGACGTGACGATTGCCGCGGCCGACGTCTACTACCGGCCCCTCGAGGAGGGGGACGGCGACCGGCGGGTGGCGCTCGCGGTCGAACGCGACGAGGAGACCGAGACGGCCGTCCTCGTCCCGCTGGTTTACGATATCACGGCGTGTCGGTCCGTCTTCGAAACCGCGCTGCTCGAGGCGGAACTGCTGGTTCACGTGGCGGCCGACCCCGTCGCGGGCCGGGTGACCTTCTCCCACGACGATCCCTCGCTCTTTCTCGAGGAGTCGGACGTACAGGCCTGGAGCGAGGAGTAA
- a CDS encoding lipoyl protein ligase domain-containing protein has translation MRVLRGRADSIDADRDATRRLLASAADDEPAVRVWVPHRQVAFGRRDAEREGYDRAREAADDRGFPPIERSVGGRAVAYDGETTLAFARAEPVEEYRRGTTDRYERATAAVERALEGLGCDAVRGEPDDAFCPGTHSLSAADGTEGGRRKLVGIAQRVRQDAALVAGVVLVANRSALADVLEGVYDALDLSLEPASVGTVTGAGGPADPGPVRAALEDALVGDATVGSVDDVQSGP, from the coding sequence ATGCGCGTGCTTCGCGGACGGGCCGACTCGATCGACGCCGATCGCGACGCGACCCGGCGACTGCTCGCGAGCGCCGCCGACGACGAACCCGCCGTCCGGGTCTGGGTTCCCCACCGACAGGTCGCGTTCGGTCGTCGGGACGCCGAACGCGAGGGCTACGACCGCGCCCGGGAGGCGGCCGACGACCGGGGCTTCCCGCCGATCGAGCGGTCGGTCGGCGGGCGGGCGGTCGCCTACGACGGCGAGACGACGCTGGCTTTCGCCCGCGCGGAGCCGGTCGAGGAGTATCGGCGGGGGACGACCGACCGCTACGAGCGCGCCACGGCCGCCGTCGAGCGCGCGCTCGAGGGGCTGGGCTGTGACGCGGTCAGGGGCGAGCCCGACGACGCGTTCTGTCCCGGGACCCACTCGCTGTCGGCCGCGGACGGGACCGAGGGCGGGCGACGGAAACTCGTCGGGATCGCCCAGCGGGTCCGGCAGGACGCCGCGCTCGTCGCGGGCGTCGTCCTCGTCGCGAACCGGTCGGCGCTCGCGGACGTTCTCGAAGGCGTCTACGACGCCCTCGACCTCTCGCTCGAGCCGGCGTCGGTCGGTACCGTCACGGGGGCGGGCGGGCCGGCCGATCCCGGCCCCGTTCGGGCGGCGCTCGAGGACGCGCTGGTCGGCGATGCGACTGTCGGTTCGGTCGACGACGTGCAGTCCGGACCGTGA
- a CDS encoding Hvo_1808 family surface protein: MRSTSARSSVALFAVVLAAVLVTGGIAGPVVATAPTADSSTAIDASPAAESLAASSAATGTQTDRPADPSTEDTVGYVEGYWYDDELPVDDRGDAVVDESELDAVVYRSMARVEKIRNLTFEEGVDVDVVSRSEYRDTNEERFTNVTDADRLEGNVGYEALFMVDRDTDAIDSMRSVYGGAVAGYYDPETDEIVIVSDNPETPELDELTLGHELVHALQDQRFDLESLEGTTQDSETAKNGLVEGDASWVENEYERRCGTDWDCLTPSGSDGQGDVGDVNWGIYFSIYQPYSDGPAYVDHLREQGPGWSAVNAAYDDPPTTTSAVINPGTEREPATVPVPDRSSEDWRQLQVDGEVANDTVGEAGVVAMFAAGAVDRNRESVISAEDFFGADLGEYDYDQPATDGWAGDQLVVYTNDDADAGSGPGAAGDAGYVWRTQWDTADDTEQFVDAYGQLLATHGAESVDGRQDTAVIEDGGYAGAYYLERNGTTVTIVRAPSVAELPNVEAGAAPKGDGELLTLEEGAETVPGFGVGVAAIALALAAVVARVAAGRGRN, translated from the coding sequence ATGAGATCGACCTCCGCCCGTTCGTCCGTCGCCCTCTTCGCAGTCGTCCTCGCCGCAGTGTTGGTAACCGGCGGGATCGCCGGACCGGTCGTGGCGACGGCCCCGACCGCCGACTCGAGTACAGCGATCGACGCCTCGCCCGCCGCCGAGTCGCTCGCCGCCTCGAGCGCGGCGACGGGAACGCAAACCGATCGTCCCGCCGACCCCTCGACCGAGGACACCGTCGGCTACGTCGAGGGCTACTGGTACGACGACGAGCTGCCGGTCGACGACCGCGGTGACGCCGTCGTCGACGAGTCCGAACTCGACGCCGTCGTCTACCGGTCGATGGCCCGCGTCGAAAAGATCCGGAACCTGACCTTCGAGGAGGGCGTCGACGTCGACGTCGTCTCCCGCTCGGAGTACCGGGACACCAACGAGGAGCGGTTTACCAACGTCACCGATGCCGACCGTCTCGAGGGGAACGTCGGGTACGAGGCGCTGTTCATGGTCGACCGTGACACCGACGCGATCGACTCGATGCGGTCGGTCTACGGCGGTGCCGTCGCCGGCTACTACGATCCCGAAACCGACGAGATCGTCATCGTCTCGGACAACCCCGAGACGCCCGAACTGGACGAACTCACGCTCGGTCACGAACTCGTCCACGCCCTCCAGGATCAGCGGTTCGACCTCGAGTCGCTCGAGGGAACGACCCAGGACAGCGAAACCGCGAAAAACGGTCTCGTCGAGGGCGACGCCAGCTGGGTCGAAAACGAGTACGAGCGCCGGTGTGGTACCGACTGGGACTGTCTCACGCCCAGCGGTAGCGACGGGCAGGGCGACGTCGGCGACGTCAACTGGGGGATCTACTTCAGCATCTACCAGCCCTACAGCGACGGGCCCGCCTACGTCGACCACCTGCGCGAGCAGGGGCCGGGCTGGTCCGCGGTCAACGCCGCCTACGACGACCCGCCGACGACCACGTCGGCGGTGATCAACCCCGGAACCGAGCGCGAGCCGGCGACCGTCCCGGTGCCGGACCGCTCGAGCGAGGACTGGCGACAGCTCCAGGTCGACGGCGAGGTGGCAAACGACACCGTCGGCGAGGCGGGGGTGGTCGCGATGTTCGCCGCCGGCGCGGTCGACCGGAACCGCGAGTCGGTGATCAGCGCCGAGGACTTCTTCGGCGCCGACCTCGGGGAGTACGACTACGACCAGCCAGCCACCGACGGCTGGGCCGGCGACCAACTGGTCGTCTACACGAACGACGACGCCGACGCCGGCAGCGGCCCCGGAGCGGCCGGCGACGCCGGCTACGTGTGGCGAACGCAGTGGGACACGGCCGACGACACCGAACAGTTCGTCGACGCCTACGGGCAGTTGCTCGCGACCCACGGCGCGGAATCAGTCGATGGTCGCCAGGACACCGCCGTCATCGAGGACGGCGGCTACGCCGGCGCGTACTACCTCGAGCGAAACGGGACCACGGTGACGATCGTCCGCGCGCCGTCGGTCGCGGAACTGCCGAACGTCGAGGCCGGTGCCGCGCCGAAGGGCGACGGCGAACTGCTGACCCTCGAGGAGGGAGCCGAGACCGTTCCCGGCTTCGGCGTCGGGGTCGCGGCGATCGCGCTCGCGCTGGCGGCGGTCGTCGCCCGCGTCGCCGCCGGCCGCGGACGGAACTGA
- the nadC gene encoding carboxylating nicotinate-nucleotide diphosphorylase, which translates to MITDAQVERWLREDVGHHDVTNRVPGETTGRLVAKESGVAAGLEAAEAVFDYLDVTVTDRLEDGTEIEPGDELCRVDGPARDVLRGERVAVNLAGHASGIATRTREAVTAARSEADDVAVAATRKTTPGLRGVEKRAVVAGGGDTHRLDLSHMVMVKDNHVAELGLEEAIAHFEERTSFATKLDVEVERVADAPRAAAAGADIVLLDNMTPDRTRDAVAELADYDGVLAEASGGITVADVPDYAATGVDVISMGSLTHSAPSLDLSFRTGT; encoded by the coding sequence ATGATCACCGACGCGCAGGTCGAACGCTGGCTCCGCGAGGACGTGGGCCACCACGACGTGACCAATCGTGTCCCCGGCGAGACGACCGGGCGACTCGTCGCGAAGGAGTCGGGCGTTGCCGCCGGCCTCGAGGCCGCCGAAGCCGTATTCGACTACCTCGACGTGACCGTGACCGACCGCCTCGAGGACGGAACCGAGATCGAACCCGGCGACGAACTCTGCCGGGTCGACGGACCGGCACGGGACGTGTTGCGGGGGGAACGCGTCGCCGTGAACCTCGCGGGCCACGCGTCGGGGATCGCGACGCGGACGCGCGAGGCAGTCACCGCCGCGCGGTCGGAAGCCGACGACGTCGCCGTCGCCGCGACCCGCAAGACTACCCCCGGCCTCCGCGGGGTCGAGAAACGGGCGGTCGTCGCGGGCGGCGGCGACACCCACCGGCTCGATCTCTCCCACATGGTCATGGTCAAGGACAACCACGTCGCCGAGCTTGGCCTCGAAGAAGCGATCGCTCACTTCGAGGAGCGAACGTCGTTCGCGACGAAACTCGACGTGGAGGTCGAGCGCGTCGCGGACGCCCCGCGTGCGGCCGCAGCGGGTGCCGATATCGTCCTGCTGGACAACATGACGCCCGACCGGACGCGGGACGCGGTCGCGGAACTCGCCGACTACGACGGCGTGCTGGCCGAGGCCAGCGGCGGGATCACCGTCGCGGACGTGCCCGACTACGCCGCCACCGGCGTCGACGTGATCTCGATGGGGTCGCTGACTCACTCGGCGCCGTCGCTGGATCTCTCCTTCCGAACCGGAACCTGA